From Pristis pectinata isolate sPriPec2 chromosome 43, sPriPec2.1.pri, whole genome shotgun sequence, one genomic window encodes:
- the LOC127566572 gene encoding PDZ domain-containing protein 4-like isoform X3, with product MRRSPRGKVAAPVQDPQLVDNGTQTEITFEHIMALSKVRPPSPPPVLLEPYVLSDLPPLVNDFYEANDYMDSGHHEVDRADDLEYEEVELYKERHQEKLGLTVCYRTDDENDTGIYIGEINPNGIAAKDGRIRTGDRIIQINGVEVQNREEAVAILTREDSTNVSLLLARPEIELDEGWMEERGEAMEIASREEGEESLAGLSKAAPAKHKEDEEEEEEEDEDEEEEEKGSADAGNVLSNSQELDSGVGRTDESTRNDESSEHDILADEQASTTITNVGNTTPGSLRRLRQAKGEGPTGRRRDLHLSTESLPGLTEEECLRYRELLELRCHLENGNAAALCYRAGRGLDVNRNEGVGRLAAMLQEELGHLEFKCRNVLRAQKMQQLRERCMKAWLAGEGSPFDGGGGRGGGGGGLCDITELPERSDRDSTSAYNTGESCRSTPLLAEPSAAPPAPPPPGDSPWRRPGPTTNNNLNLAASPPRFRSLPRQQERSAAGRRGPRAGEGSPYLSRGRHRSPGTGERYRSCVQLTQPGPEGPQPPPGGRVPAEGRSEWKVKVRSDGSRYVAKRPVRDKLLKARALKIREERSGMTTDDDAVSEMKMGRYWSKEERKQHLARAREQRRRREFMLQSRLDCLKEQQASEAARSELSIIALSHKKTMKRRNRRILDNWMTIQEMLAHGTRTADGKRVYNPLLSVTTV from the exons ATGCGGCGCAGCCCGCGGGGCAAGGTGGCGGCCCCGGTGCAGGACCCACAGCTGGTGGACAACGGGACCCAGACAGAGATCACCTTCGAGCACATCATGGCCCTGAGCAAGGTCCGGCCACCCTCCCCGCCCCCCGTCCTGCTGGAGCCCTATGTCCTGTCCGACCT CCCTCCGCTGGTCAATGATTTCTATGAAGCCAATGACTACATGGACAGTGGTCACCACGAAGTGGATCGAGCCGACGACCTGGAGTATGAG GAGGTGGAACTGTACAAGGAAAGGCACCAGGAGAAGCTGGGACTGACCGTGTGTTACCGCACCGACGACGAGAACGACACGGGCATCTACATCGGGGAG ATTAACCCGAATGGTATCGCGGCAAAGGATGGTCGGATACGAACAGGAGATCGAATCATTCAG ATAAACGGAGTCGAAGTTCAGAACAGAGAGGAGGCAGTCGCCATCCTGACCCGGGAGGACAGTACCAACGTCTCCTTACTCCTGGCCAGGCCAGAGATAGAG ctgGACGAGGGATGGATGGAAGAGAGAGGAGAAGCGATGGAGATCGCCAGtcgagaggagggagaggaatcACTGGCAGGGCTCAGCAAAGCTGCCCCAGCAAAGCAC AaggaggacgaggaggaggaagaggaagaggacgaggacgaggaggaggaggagaagggttCGGCCGACGCCGGCAACGTGCTGAGCAACAGCCAGGAGCTGGACAGCGGCGTGGGCCGGACGGACGAGAGCACCCGCAACGACGAGAGCTCGGAGCACGACATACTGGCCGATGAGCAGGCAAGCACCACCATCACCAATGTGGGCAACACCACGCCGGGCAGCCTGCGGAGGCTGCGCCAGGCCAAGGGCGAGGGGCCGACCGGCCGCCGGCGCGACCTGCACCTTAGCACTGAGTCACTGCCTGGGCTGACCGAGGAGGAGTGCCTGCGTTACCGGGAGCTGCTGGAGCTCCGGTGCCACCTGGAGAACGGCAATGCCGCCGCCCTCTGCTACCGGGCCGGCCGGGGCTTGGATGTCAACCGCAACGAGGGGGTGGGGAGGCTGGCGGCCAtgctgcaggaggaactgggcCACCTGGAGTTCAAGTGCCGCAACGTGCTGCGGGCACAGAAGATGCAGCAGCTGCGGGAGCGCTGCATGAAGGCGTGGCTGGCAGGCGAGGGCTCCCCCTTCGACGGCGGGGGCGGGCGAGGAGGAGGCGGGGGCGGCCTGTGCGACATCACCGAGCTGCCCGAGCGCTCCGACCGCGACAGCACTAGCGCCTACAACACGGGCGAGAGCTGCCGCAGCACGCCGCTGCTGGCCGAGCCCTCCGCTGCCCCCCCAGCACCACCCCCTCCCGGCGACAGCCCCTGGCGGCGCCCCGGGCCCACCACCAACAACAACCTCAACCTGGCGGCCAGCCCGCCACGTTTCCGCAGCCTGCCCCGCCAGCAGGAGAGGTCGGCGGCCGGCCGCAGGGGCCCAAGAGCGGGCGAGGGAAGCCCCTACCTCTCCCGGGGGCGACACCGCTCGCCCGGGACCGGAGAGCGTTACCGCAGCTGCGTGCAGCTGACCCAGCCCGGGCCCGAGGGACCCCAGCCCCCGCCCGGAGGCAGAGTCCCGGCCGAAGGCAGGAGCGAGTGGAAGGTGAAGGTGAGGAGCGATGGCTCCCGGTACGTGGCCAAGCGGCCGGTGCGGGACAAGCTGCTGAAAGCCCGGGCCCTCAAGATCCGCGAGGAGCGCAGCGGCATGACCACGGACGACGACGCTGTCAGCGAGATGAAGATGGGCCGCTACTGGAGCAAAGAGGAGCGCAAGCAGCACCTGGCCCGGGCCCGGGAGCAGCGGCGCCGCCGGGAGTTCATGCTCCAGAGTCGGCTGGACTGCCTGAAGGAGCAGCAGGCCAGCGAGGCGGCCCGCAGTGAGCTCAGCATCATCGCCCTCAGCCACAAGAAGACCATGAAGCGGCGCAACCGCCGGATCCTGGACAACTGGATGACCATCCAGGAGATGCTGGCCCACGGCACCCGGACCGCCGATGGCAAGCGGGTCTACAACCCGCTCCTGTCCGTCACCACCGTCTGA
- the LOC127566572 gene encoding PDZ domain-containing protein 4-like isoform X2, translated as MGCNMCVVEKAEEQNKGPTGLRHGVPARRLSPSSPRTLHGKEACKVSQEPAAETLRPPREPLVIQVMRRSPRGKVAAPVQDPQLVDNGTQTEITFEHIMALSKVRPPSPPPVLLEPYVLSDLPPLVNDFYEANDYMDSGHHEVDRADDLEYEEVELYKERHQEKLGLTVCYRTDDENDTGIYIGEINPNGIAAKDGRIRTGDRIIQINGVEVQNREEAVAILTREDSTNVSLLLARPEIELDEGWMEERGEAMEIASREEGEESLAGLSKAAPAKHKEDEEEEEEEDEDEEEEEKGSADAGNVLSNSQELDSGVGRTDESTRNDESSEHDILADEQASTTITNVGNTTPGSLRRLRQAKGEGPTGRRRDLHLSTESLPGLTEEECLRYRELLELRCHLENGNAAALCYRAGRGLDVNRNEGVGRLAAMLQEELGHLEFKCRNVLRAQKMQQLRERCMKAWLAGEGSPFDGGGGRGGGGGGLCDITELPERSDRDSTSAYNTGESCRSTPLLAEPSAAPPAPPPPGDSPWRRPGPTTNNNLNLAASPPRFRSLPRQQERSAAGRRGPRAGEGSPYLSRGRHRSPGTGERYRSCVQLTQPGPEGPQPPPGGRVPAEGRSEWKVKVRSDGSRYVAKRPVRDKLLKARALKIREERSGMTTDDDAVSEMKMGRYWSKEERKQHLARAREQRRRREFMLQSRLDCLKEQQASEAARSELSIIALSHKKTMKRRNRRILDNWMTIQEMLAHGTRTADGKRVYNPLLSVTTV; from the exons GGCCCGACTGGATTACGGCACGGAGTCCCAGCGCGTCGACTCTCTCCGTCCAGTCCACGCACA CTTCACGGGAAGGAGGCGTGCAAAGTGAGCCAGGAGCCAGCAGCCGAGACCCTCCGACCGCCCCGGGAGCCCCTGGTCATCCAGGTGATGCGGCGCAGCCCGCGGGGCAAGGTGGCGGCCCCGGTGCAGGACCCACAGCTGGTGGACAACGGGACCCAGACAGAGATCACCTTCGAGCACATCATGGCCCTGAGCAAGGTCCGGCCACCCTCCCCGCCCCCCGTCCTGCTGGAGCCCTATGTCCTGTCCGACCT CCCTCCGCTGGTCAATGATTTCTATGAAGCCAATGACTACATGGACAGTGGTCACCACGAAGTGGATCGAGCCGACGACCTGGAGTATGAG GAGGTGGAACTGTACAAGGAAAGGCACCAGGAGAAGCTGGGACTGACCGTGTGTTACCGCACCGACGACGAGAACGACACGGGCATCTACATCGGGGAG ATTAACCCGAATGGTATCGCGGCAAAGGATGGTCGGATACGAACAGGAGATCGAATCATTCAG ATAAACGGAGTCGAAGTTCAGAACAGAGAGGAGGCAGTCGCCATCCTGACCCGGGAGGACAGTACCAACGTCTCCTTACTCCTGGCCAGGCCAGAGATAGAG ctgGACGAGGGATGGATGGAAGAGAGAGGAGAAGCGATGGAGATCGCCAGtcgagaggagggagaggaatcACTGGCAGGGCTCAGCAAAGCTGCCCCAGCAAAGCAC AaggaggacgaggaggaggaagaggaagaggacgaggacgaggaggaggaggagaagggttCGGCCGACGCCGGCAACGTGCTGAGCAACAGCCAGGAGCTGGACAGCGGCGTGGGCCGGACGGACGAGAGCACCCGCAACGACGAGAGCTCGGAGCACGACATACTGGCCGATGAGCAGGCAAGCACCACCATCACCAATGTGGGCAACACCACGCCGGGCAGCCTGCGGAGGCTGCGCCAGGCCAAGGGCGAGGGGCCGACCGGCCGCCGGCGCGACCTGCACCTTAGCACTGAGTCACTGCCTGGGCTGACCGAGGAGGAGTGCCTGCGTTACCGGGAGCTGCTGGAGCTCCGGTGCCACCTGGAGAACGGCAATGCCGCCGCCCTCTGCTACCGGGCCGGCCGGGGCTTGGATGTCAACCGCAACGAGGGGGTGGGGAGGCTGGCGGCCAtgctgcaggaggaactgggcCACCTGGAGTTCAAGTGCCGCAACGTGCTGCGGGCACAGAAGATGCAGCAGCTGCGGGAGCGCTGCATGAAGGCGTGGCTGGCAGGCGAGGGCTCCCCCTTCGACGGCGGGGGCGGGCGAGGAGGAGGCGGGGGCGGCCTGTGCGACATCACCGAGCTGCCCGAGCGCTCCGACCGCGACAGCACTAGCGCCTACAACACGGGCGAGAGCTGCCGCAGCACGCCGCTGCTGGCCGAGCCCTCCGCTGCCCCCCCAGCACCACCCCCTCCCGGCGACAGCCCCTGGCGGCGCCCCGGGCCCACCACCAACAACAACCTCAACCTGGCGGCCAGCCCGCCACGTTTCCGCAGCCTGCCCCGCCAGCAGGAGAGGTCGGCGGCCGGCCGCAGGGGCCCAAGAGCGGGCGAGGGAAGCCCCTACCTCTCCCGGGGGCGACACCGCTCGCCCGGGACCGGAGAGCGTTACCGCAGCTGCGTGCAGCTGACCCAGCCCGGGCCCGAGGGACCCCAGCCCCCGCCCGGAGGCAGAGTCCCGGCCGAAGGCAGGAGCGAGTGGAAGGTGAAGGTGAGGAGCGATGGCTCCCGGTACGTGGCCAAGCGGCCGGTGCGGGACAAGCTGCTGAAAGCCCGGGCCCTCAAGATCCGCGAGGAGCGCAGCGGCATGACCACGGACGACGACGCTGTCAGCGAGATGAAGATGGGCCGCTACTGGAGCAAAGAGGAGCGCAAGCAGCACCTGGCCCGGGCCCGGGAGCAGCGGCGCCGCCGGGAGTTCATGCTCCAGAGTCGGCTGGACTGCCTGAAGGAGCAGCAGGCCAGCGAGGCGGCCCGCAGTGAGCTCAGCATCATCGCCCTCAGCCACAAGAAGACCATGAAGCGGCGCAACCGCCGGATCCTGGACAACTGGATGACCATCCAGGAGATGCTGGCCCACGGCACCCGGACCGCCGATGGCAAGCGGGTCTACAACCCGCTCCTGTCCGTCACCACCGTCTGA
- the LOC127566572 gene encoding PDZ domain-containing protein 4-like isoform X1, whose protein sequence is MGCNMCVVEKAEEQNKVLCQGPTGLRHGVPARRLSPSSPRTLHGKEACKVSQEPAAETLRPPREPLVIQVMRRSPRGKVAAPVQDPQLVDNGTQTEITFEHIMALSKVRPPSPPPVLLEPYVLSDLPPLVNDFYEANDYMDSGHHEVDRADDLEYEEVELYKERHQEKLGLTVCYRTDDENDTGIYIGEINPNGIAAKDGRIRTGDRIIQINGVEVQNREEAVAILTREDSTNVSLLLARPEIELDEGWMEERGEAMEIASREEGEESLAGLSKAAPAKHKEDEEEEEEEDEDEEEEEKGSADAGNVLSNSQELDSGVGRTDESTRNDESSEHDILADEQASTTITNVGNTTPGSLRRLRQAKGEGPTGRRRDLHLSTESLPGLTEEECLRYRELLELRCHLENGNAAALCYRAGRGLDVNRNEGVGRLAAMLQEELGHLEFKCRNVLRAQKMQQLRERCMKAWLAGEGSPFDGGGGRGGGGGGLCDITELPERSDRDSTSAYNTGESCRSTPLLAEPSAAPPAPPPPGDSPWRRPGPTTNNNLNLAASPPRFRSLPRQQERSAAGRRGPRAGEGSPYLSRGRHRSPGTGERYRSCVQLTQPGPEGPQPPPGGRVPAEGRSEWKVKVRSDGSRYVAKRPVRDKLLKARALKIREERSGMTTDDDAVSEMKMGRYWSKEERKQHLARAREQRRRREFMLQSRLDCLKEQQASEAARSELSIIALSHKKTMKRRNRRILDNWMTIQEMLAHGTRTADGKRVYNPLLSVTTV, encoded by the exons GGCCCGACTGGATTACGGCACGGAGTCCCAGCGCGTCGACTCTCTCCGTCCAGTCCACGCACA CTTCACGGGAAGGAGGCGTGCAAAGTGAGCCAGGAGCCAGCAGCCGAGACCCTCCGACCGCCCCGGGAGCCCCTGGTCATCCAGGTGATGCGGCGCAGCCCGCGGGGCAAGGTGGCGGCCCCGGTGCAGGACCCACAGCTGGTGGACAACGGGACCCAGACAGAGATCACCTTCGAGCACATCATGGCCCTGAGCAAGGTCCGGCCACCCTCCCCGCCCCCCGTCCTGCTGGAGCCCTATGTCCTGTCCGACCT CCCTCCGCTGGTCAATGATTTCTATGAAGCCAATGACTACATGGACAGTGGTCACCACGAAGTGGATCGAGCCGACGACCTGGAGTATGAG GAGGTGGAACTGTACAAGGAAAGGCACCAGGAGAAGCTGGGACTGACCGTGTGTTACCGCACCGACGACGAGAACGACACGGGCATCTACATCGGGGAG ATTAACCCGAATGGTATCGCGGCAAAGGATGGTCGGATACGAACAGGAGATCGAATCATTCAG ATAAACGGAGTCGAAGTTCAGAACAGAGAGGAGGCAGTCGCCATCCTGACCCGGGAGGACAGTACCAACGTCTCCTTACTCCTGGCCAGGCCAGAGATAGAG ctgGACGAGGGATGGATGGAAGAGAGAGGAGAAGCGATGGAGATCGCCAGtcgagaggagggagaggaatcACTGGCAGGGCTCAGCAAAGCTGCCCCAGCAAAGCAC AaggaggacgaggaggaggaagaggaagaggacgaggacgaggaggaggaggagaagggttCGGCCGACGCCGGCAACGTGCTGAGCAACAGCCAGGAGCTGGACAGCGGCGTGGGCCGGACGGACGAGAGCACCCGCAACGACGAGAGCTCGGAGCACGACATACTGGCCGATGAGCAGGCAAGCACCACCATCACCAATGTGGGCAACACCACGCCGGGCAGCCTGCGGAGGCTGCGCCAGGCCAAGGGCGAGGGGCCGACCGGCCGCCGGCGCGACCTGCACCTTAGCACTGAGTCACTGCCTGGGCTGACCGAGGAGGAGTGCCTGCGTTACCGGGAGCTGCTGGAGCTCCGGTGCCACCTGGAGAACGGCAATGCCGCCGCCCTCTGCTACCGGGCCGGCCGGGGCTTGGATGTCAACCGCAACGAGGGGGTGGGGAGGCTGGCGGCCAtgctgcaggaggaactgggcCACCTGGAGTTCAAGTGCCGCAACGTGCTGCGGGCACAGAAGATGCAGCAGCTGCGGGAGCGCTGCATGAAGGCGTGGCTGGCAGGCGAGGGCTCCCCCTTCGACGGCGGGGGCGGGCGAGGAGGAGGCGGGGGCGGCCTGTGCGACATCACCGAGCTGCCCGAGCGCTCCGACCGCGACAGCACTAGCGCCTACAACACGGGCGAGAGCTGCCGCAGCACGCCGCTGCTGGCCGAGCCCTCCGCTGCCCCCCCAGCACCACCCCCTCCCGGCGACAGCCCCTGGCGGCGCCCCGGGCCCACCACCAACAACAACCTCAACCTGGCGGCCAGCCCGCCACGTTTCCGCAGCCTGCCCCGCCAGCAGGAGAGGTCGGCGGCCGGCCGCAGGGGCCCAAGAGCGGGCGAGGGAAGCCCCTACCTCTCCCGGGGGCGACACCGCTCGCCCGGGACCGGAGAGCGTTACCGCAGCTGCGTGCAGCTGACCCAGCCCGGGCCCGAGGGACCCCAGCCCCCGCCCGGAGGCAGAGTCCCGGCCGAAGGCAGGAGCGAGTGGAAGGTGAAGGTGAGGAGCGATGGCTCCCGGTACGTGGCCAAGCGGCCGGTGCGGGACAAGCTGCTGAAAGCCCGGGCCCTCAAGATCCGCGAGGAGCGCAGCGGCATGACCACGGACGACGACGCTGTCAGCGAGATGAAGATGGGCCGCTACTGGAGCAAAGAGGAGCGCAAGCAGCACCTGGCCCGGGCCCGGGAGCAGCGGCGCCGCCGGGAGTTCATGCTCCAGAGTCGGCTGGACTGCCTGAAGGAGCAGCAGGCCAGCGAGGCGGCCCGCAGTGAGCTCAGCATCATCGCCCTCAGCCACAAGAAGACCATGAAGCGGCGCAACCGCCGGATCCTGGACAACTGGATGACCATCCAGGAGATGCTGGCCCACGGCACCCGGACCGCCGATGGCAAGCGGGTCTACAACCCGCTCCTGTCCGTCACCACCGTCTGA